GTACCGTAGTTTGCTGCCATTGCACAAGTGTTCACAATTTCATAGCAtgactcagcgtaacatcatctttcacaatatacaagaAATTGggccaagtttactgtttttcttCATGAAAGTGCctcttttccccccaaaaaaatgtgtttgaaggacggctgcgcaaataccgtgtgtaaaaaaataaaaaatgcaatggtcgccattttattatctagggtctctgctaaaaaatacataatcatatgtttgggggttccaattcaTTTTCTAGCACAAATAtgaattttaacttgtaagtaACATGTCCAGAAAGGGGCttgggcatgaaagggttaatattCTATTTGTCAGTTGTCTCTCCCCCTTATGGCTGTGCTTCCTAGGGCACTGTGCATATCAACCAGTTGTATTTAGGCTGCACACAGGCCAGAGGTTTGGTTTTACAGCAATTGTAGGACTAAGGCAATGGAAGCAGAGGGTGCAATGCTTGAAAAGCTGGTCAGGGTAATAGACACTTAAATTCTTTGAGGGGAATGATGTATCATGGCAGACCTCAGAGTGCAGTCACCCACATTTGGTGAGGTGAAAATGTGAAGTTGTAGAAAAAGGGTTACAGAAAGTGAGTGGTGCAGCGTATGGTacattagagcagtgtttcccaactccagtcctcaaggcacaccaacaggtcatgttttcaggatttccctcagatgaaacggctgtggtaattactaaggctgggttaacacttgtccgacaaacggtcctacattgggagcctcatgtagcatgacgtgtgaaaatcaatgttttcctatgagagctgtcttaactggtcctacacaagtcggtccgactttgaaaatgctccctgtactacttttggtcctacattgatcctacttcaacccattgaatatcattgaagtcggaccaaagtagtatcctgttcatgaaagtaggatggatgtaggaccaatgtaggatcaatgtaggaccaatgtagcagagcaaagtaggatgaaagtagtgtagtagtgtgaacccagccttaggcagtgaaactgatcaaatcacctgtgcaaaataatggaaagcctgaaaacatgacctgttgatgtgccttgaggactggagttgggaaacactgcattAGAGGAACAAGTGATTAAAGGATGCTACAGAAAACACAAGCAGAACGATTGTTGTGTAATGTctgtatttttcattttgaaCAGAGTCATTCTGACAAACTGGGCAAGGTTTACCAGCCGAAGCGAGCATCCTTACTAAGCAAAAGCACCATTTCTCTTGCTCATCTTCTGGCAGCGCGGCATGATCTGTCGAAAATCTTGAGGACCAGCAGTGGATCGATCCGGGAGAAGACTGCTTGTGCTATAAATAAGGTTAGTTACTTTTTGTTAATAACTTTATGGGTTTAAATGCTCATCACCAAGCAAATAttatttttgcagttttttgGCCTGTGCGGAAGAGATGGAACCACCGACTGGTTTTTACTGTAGTCTGTGACCCCATTTGGAATATTTCCCATTGTCTttcgggacaggaagtgatggggtaCCAATCCAGTAAGGACACAAACTGCTACAAAATACCTATTTTTCAGAGGAAGAGGGATGGATCGTCCTGCCTTattttcctgtcctggtgacaactgcTTACCTTATTTCTTGCTTTGCCTTTAGAGATTGGATGTGAGGTGAAATCTCCCAATTGGAATTatcaagttaaaaaataaaaagatatttaCCCTTCCCAAGTCTgtccaaaactttaaaaaaaaagaatttggccAAGAAATGGCTTTTGGCCAGACTGTTCTCACTGGCAGGCCATGCTCTCTATTctgtcttggctgtgtgctttttttttccccccaatcccTCCACATCAAGGCCTCTCAAGCTTGGCTCCTTCCTAGTCCTCCCACAAGGTGTAACACTCTAACTCTGACGAATCCTCAACAAAAAACCTTCcttaccattaaagtgttcccaactaaaaacgtaaatgtattttattgggattttatgtgatagaccaacacaaagtggcacataattgtgaagtggaaggaaaatgataaatggttttcagattttttttttacaaatatgtgaatagtgtggcgtgcatttgtgttcagcccccctgagtcaataattTGACGAACCACCTttagctgcaattacagctgcaagtctttttgggtatgtctttaccagctttgcacaacTAGAGTGACtagagcgtctgaacagcaattttcaagtcttgccacggattctcaattggatttaggtctggactttgactgggccattctaacacatgaatatgctttgatctgaaccattccattgtagctctggctgtatgtttagggttgttgtcctgctggaaggtgaacatccatcccagtctcaagtcttttgcagcctccaacaggttttcttctaagattgccctgtatttggctccatctaacctcctatcaactctgaccagcttccctgtccctgctgaagaaaagtatccccacaacatgatactgccaccacgccattttttaagatgaggatggtgtgttcatggtgatgtgcagttttgattttaggccagaaagttcaattttggtctcatctgaccagagcaccttcttccacatgtttgctgtgtcccctacatggcttctcgcaaaatgCAAATGGAACAACTTATGGCTTttctcttgccactcttccataaaggccagatttgtggagtgcacgactaataattgtcctgtggacagattctcccacctgagctgtggttctctgcagctcctccagagtttccatgggcctcttggctgcttctcttgtTATAGTTcttcttgcccagcctgtcagtttaggtggacagccatgtcttggtaggtttgcagctgtGCCAAACTCTTTTTACATTTTCGtatgatagattgaacagtgctccgtgagatgttcaaagcttgggatgtttttttttttttttataagcgaaccctgctttaaacttctccacaactttatccctgacctgtctggtgcgtttcttggccttcatgatgctgtttgttcactaaggttctctgacAAACCTAGTGCTTCACTTAACGGCTGTATTTATGCAGAAattcaattacacacaggtggactatatttTCTAATTATGTGAATTCTGaaacaattggttccactagattgaagttagaaactggctaccatgcacagctgcaccagattctgagtgctccagttttagtaaatctcagtCAATCCCTCTTGGTTCTTTTGGACCAAAGTTGTGGTAAAACTGTTTGTTTTTAAGACTTTTATTCCAACCGGTTCACCTtcctaaggctcgattcacatttatgcatgttgcttttgagtgttTCTGCAGTGCTTCTTGCTAtactttccaattttttttaatttttttatgttgccgtgttttgcatttttaggctttttttttggggggggggggggggggtgttgggcaAAATTCTAGTAAAAACTCACTGCATgcttttttgcagcttctccattgaagtctagtGAAAAAATGCAccgttttgcatttaaaaaaagcctgaccctttccaaaaatgcattaATGTcaactcatgttaaaaaaaaatgtcctgcatttctgcaaaaggcaTGAAGccttggtgtgaatggagcctaaaggggGACATCTTGAACCTTAAAGCCCTGAATGTCTTTAAGCTCAGAATTTACGTATAGAATTCACCAGGTTTGTCATTGAGCTTTCTGTCTCCTGTGGACATCAAAGATGCATATTTTACGTGTCCCCAGTTTTACAGTGCATTTGGGGTTTCCCAAGCTTTGCTGTGGGGCCCCTACAATACCAGTTTTTGGCCCTGTCCTTTGCCATCTCGAAGGGTGTTCATCAATATGGCAAATCCTCTAAAGCTTTGCTAGTGTCCAATCCCCTGAAGGTAAACGCCTGTAACACATGGTGTATGAATACTCTGcccgtgtcctgtactgtactctaACATATGGAACATGCAGGTAAGTCAAAGTTCCTCATCTGTGAAGCTGGGCTGAGCAATATATTGTCATCTTTCACTGGGCTACCTTCTCTGTACTTGTGATTTTTAAATTTGGATTTCATAAGGCATCCTGCTAACTGTCATTTCAGGTGTAAATTAATTTTCTATTAAGTAATACAATTCCCAGCTGCTAATTTGAACATTTTAATAAGAATTTATAACCGGACAGTGTAACTGCTGTGACATGGTTTCCTGTTTTGAATAAAGATGCCGGTAAATGCATATGCCAGATGTCCATTTCATCTTCTAGATTGACTATGGAATTAAAAGCTGCACAGATCATATTGTCACGGAATGCAgttgacatttgtttttactgatGATTTTAAAGGTGGCACATTGTGGACTACACACAACACTGGTATTAACATCCAGTATGGGGTTGAGCCAGAAAGGagagggaaaacaaaaaacatgattTACCAGTCCCCTTCTACTTTTAGATCTGACTGCATTCAAGTTGGCGTATCCATAGTTGAATGTGTCAATGTATGGTTTtatttaaagtgggagttcacccatacattttttttttacccttagatcgATGCTCATTTtgcctaggggaatcggctagttttaaaatccgagcagtacttaccattgttGAGAGCGATCTTCGGGACcggggcgttccttcttgattgacagtcttccgacggtcgcatccatcgcgtcacgagtagccgaaagaagccgaacgtcggtgcggctctatactgcacctgcgcaccgacgttcggctactttcggaaaatcgtgacgcgatggatgcgaccgtcggaagcctttcagaagactgtcaatcaaaataggaacgcccagtcccgcagcccatacccggaagcggcggagatcgctctctaaaaaggtaagtacagctttgattttaaataaactagccgattcccctagactaaatgagcatcaatctaaggttaaaaatagcaatttccgggtgaacctccactttaaagtctgCATTATTATGATTCTAAGAGAACACATTCTAGTATAATTGGCCTGTGAATTCCTGAGTAAATGTTTCATTGTTCATAACAACCAGCCTAATTTTCATATTTCATTATGTGGAAAAACGGACCTGTAATGACTGTTTATTTCTTAAGTCTTGTCCCTAGGCCCTTGAGAGCATCAAGCTTATTGCAAAAAAGGAACATGGCATTTAATTTCCATTCCCTTAACTGATCCTCTAGCTCATGTAACTTCCAACTGACTGACATTTGAAATGTAGTCACTGTCTTCCAATATTAAATAGTAAATGTTTGGTTTTTGCTGGGTGTCTCTAAAACAGACTTATgcaaaatgtgaaataaaaatgattaTGGAGAATTTTTTTCAACTTGGCATTAACAATGTTTTCTGGCTCAGTCCTAAAGATAAACAAAAAACTTGGTCATTAAACGGTGTAAAAATATGGGatggcattaaccacttcagcccctgaagaattggctgctcactGACCGGCCCattgtttgcgattcggcactgcatcgcggTCATGCGAGCCTGTAcattaacaaaattgacatcctttttttcccccacaaatagagctttcttttggtggtgtttgatcatctctgcatttttttttataaaaaatttttttgcgctataaacaaagggcgacaattttgaaaacaaaacaccatattttgtactttttgctataataaatatccccattatatttttttatttttttttaaagcaaattttttctcagtttaggctgatatgtattttacatatttttggtaataagatTGGttggtgcaaaagttatagtgtctacaaaatggggaatagatttatagcattttttttttctcgggacTGTGACATTTTGGCAGACAcgtcggagacttttgacacatttttgtgaccattggcatttatacagcgatcgttctataaaaatgcactgattactgtaaaaatgtcacggcagggaagaggttaacactagagggcgatcaaggcgTTAAATGTgttcttagggagtgattctaactgtaagggagATGGGTCTGACCTAGAAGAAATGAGAGATCGTGGTTTCTAGCTATTATGAACTCACGATCTGTCTATTTTCACAGAActaaacagggatgtgtgtgtttacacacacgtccctgttctgcctctcatgcACGCGACCGCCGGTCACAAGCATCGCCACCCCTGCGATGCTGCAGGCTTGCCTGCTATCCTGTTTAAAGGGACctacgtacagctacgacggttcgctgtatcgtgccgacctgccaccgtataacgcggacagctggtcggcaagtggttaaagaataattCTAGGCATTGGAATGTATACATGGTTATACTGGTCCAGCTTGTAAGCAATCCAGTGTTGCATGTCCAAATTTAACTATGCTACTACGTTGTTTTCATGTTCATTCTTGCTATTCCATGACACTTGTCATGGAGGTCCCAGGCCCACAATTTGAACAGCAAAGCCCAGGAAACCTGGTGGGGGAGAGCACGCTACTTGGTAATGGGGGGGTCTATGTAGCCATCTAATTTATTTCACCTGACAGACAACTGTCAGTTACACGCACTCAAAGCTGCTGTGTTGTTAAACCCCTTGCTACGGCACTATGATATATGTTGGTGGCAGTGAAAAGGTTAAAATTGTAGCTTATTGGTAGAGAGACCCAATGCACTAATGTAGGTGGGAATCCTGTGTTTCTTCAATGCACTGGAGGTGTGGACTGGCACCTTGTACAATTTTCCATATTTGGTGGCAGTGCCTTCTTATTgaaccttaggctgcattcacacctgagcgtatcgtGTTGCGGCGttttttgccgcgacaaaacgcaacgttatttgccgcgacaaaacgcgtctagggtcaccaatgtaaaacgcccaaattcgagcgccaaaaaagggtccagaacttgtttgggcgtcgggcgttttgtagtggagatgtgaaccatctccatagagaataatgtattttttcccctctagcgttttggggcgtcgcgcttcaggcgaaaaAAACGCtccggtgtgaatgcagccttattggTATCAGGTTGTAACTTCATAGTAAGATTACTGCAGTGACCCTCCAAGACTCTTGTGTCGTCCTATTTCTGAAAACAATGTCTCTGCTGTTGCATATAAGAAATTGTTGCCACCCTACCACCTGTATGCGACAAAAAGCTTGTTCCCCCAGATATTGGAAAAGTTCCACACCACCATCAGCAGAGGAATGAATGTTAAGAGTCGGTAGGATACATTTGATGGCAGAGATTTGTAATCTTCAAAGGGCAAACTCTAAAACACATTGCAAAATCTGGGTATGCTGGCTTCATAGAAAAACTATAACTCTTGCTCGTCTTTACTGaccttttttttacagcagaacatgttttattgcatttcaaTCACAGCAGTAGACACAAGGTGACCTACTGAATACAGTTCACTGATCAATGGGTGACTTCCTTTTAATGCACAGAGTTTCTACCCCTTCCCATGCTTATTTTTGTCCCTACTGCCCTTGTGATTGAATATACACTGTTTGAGGAACTTTGCTCTGGGATGCTTAATAATGACATCCTACAAAGTGATAAGTGCAAGATACACCCCAAGTTTCTTGCTTTTGATTTTCAGGCTGAGCATGTTTTCCCTCCTATAAAGTGCATTGTGTATTAAGCCATACCATTTTTGTTGTCTTCTTATGATGAGCTGTACTGTCTTTAATATTGCACAGTTCATAcaaactatactttttttttattacaggtgtTAATGGGAAGAGTTCCTGACAGAGGTGGAAGACCCAATGAAATAGAACCTCCTCCACCAGAAATGCCACCTTGGCAGAAGAGACAAGATGGGCCACAACAAGGTGGTGGTAGAGGTGGAGGAAGAGGTGGATATGAACAGTCTTATGGTGGCCGTGGTGGTTATGAACAGGGAGGTGGCCGTGGTGGTTATGAACAGGGAGGTGGCCGTGGTGGCTATGAGCAAGGTGGAGGCCGAGGACGAGGACGTGGTAACTATGATCAAGGAAACAGAGGCGGTAGAGGAAGTAAAGTACAAGGAGGCTGGACAGATGGTGGTGGCAGTGGTTCTGGTGGACATTACCAAGATGGAGGCTTTAGAGATTCTGGCTATCAATCTGGAGGCTACCAGGGTGGCGGAGGAGGGTATCAAGGAGGTGGATATCAAGGCGGAGGTGGTGGATATCAAGGTGGAAGTGGATACCAGGGAGGAGGCTATGCAGGCTACCAAGGTTCATCCTACTCTGGTAGTGGTTATCAAGGAGGAGGCTATCAACAAGACAACAGATTTCAAGATGGTGGCCATCACAATGACCGAGGAAGTGGCCGTGGAGGAGGCAGAGGTGGtcgtggtggaagaggagggcaaggtgggggttggggtGGCCGTGGTGCACAAACATACAACCAAGGTGGTCAGTTTGAGCAGCACTTTCAGCATGGAGGTTATCAATATAATCAGTCTGGTTTTGGACAAGGAAGACATTACACCAGTTGAGATCATTCTAGTTTCACATTAAGTAGAGCTCACGTAATAGTTGTGACAACCtgatcagaaagtttttttttttttttttgctggttttggttttgttttacgCTGTCCCATTGCTTTAATGCATGTGTGGacataacaaaaaaatgtgttcgcACTGTTGGGTTTATTCAGATGCGGTTTGTTGAGGTTACATTTTTCACTCcaaaattctcaaagaaaatgctGTTTGCAGAGTGGTAATATTCACAGGTTAAATGAAAATCTCCACCCAGAAATTTAGTGCCCTGGATGTGTTGACGTCATACATTTTTATCGGTTTACAACAGTTTAGTAAACGTGTGTATTAAGTTGCTTGGCtcaggacagtttttttttttttctttttttttttttacaaaccccCCCCATTAAAGATCTGCTTTACAAAACAAATGCATACTCCTTTCCTTGtttcagcctgtcagattttaatcggtctgatttttttttttttttttttttttttttttttttaggcaaggACAGCCTATTAAGCACTATACAAGTAAATAATCTTGCTGGGATGGTAAATTCATAGCACAGATCTGGAAGTGTGACTTTATACATTAGATGCCATTATCACCCTACATCTCCAAAAATTATTTGTTCTTTGAAATAAATATGGTAATGGTTGTTAACTGTAAAATTGGACTGTGCAAATAGTATATTCTGTTGCAAAGCTAGGGCATctttataaaataaacatttttttaggggggggggggcacattgtaACAAATGTGGAGTCAGCCCAAAATGACAAGTAGGTTTCCTTGTTTTATTTTCCCAATGAATAGTATACATCCTAATTGGTCACTATGGGCGGCAACTCCACttctgtttgcattttttttttcttattctttctttttttttttttttataaatgggctgtttttatgttttcttttatataaatatttttcttaAGTAAAGTGAAAATATATTTAACCTTGTTTGGGATTTCTTTGAGCTCCTTTTTAGTTTAAGGTATCCTGCCTTTCATATAAGTTTTACAATGAAAATATGTTGTCTGTCTCTTCACATATGCATATTATGATAAAAGatgaatataaaaagaaaaggagaTGTGTCCATGTCAGCCATATTCTGCCATAAAGGACAGTTAGCGATGTTTGATAACAGTCAAATTTCCTAACAAAATAGAAAAAGATGATCGGCATTGGTTACTGCACTTTGTCTTAAGTATGCCCTTGGCATGTTTTTCCTTCTTGCATTACAGATGAAAACTAGCAGCCCCATATGCTTTTCTTCTGTGGTTTTGACATAATTTTTATATGAATGTGTACATTTTACACTGCCTTCAAATGCAttacattgtgatttttttttaaagtacaagtgcactttaaaacaaagtgcatttttttttctttttgtccacTTACCGTGACctaacccccccctcctcctccccccccccccccttcagagaTGTGTACAAACCTTGATCTAAAGGCTGTTTGTTTACATCCAGCAGTGCTGCACCTAAGCATGAGTGCCCTTTTGACTCAATTCCTGAGATGGTCCTGTATAAGTCTGGGGAAAAATAATTTGCTGGCACGGCCAGAGCAGGGAAGACTTGCATCTCTGGATGCCAACAAACAATGAAACCATGCCTAGCAGATTGTCTTAAGTATGCATGTGTGTATTAAGTTAAGTcagggaaggggggcaaaaaagatAAGCTCCTTTTTATTATAAAGTTCACTTACCCTTTAAAAATTGTGTTGCTATTTGTTTTTCTGATAAGGTAATCCATTATTACATGAGCTCTACAGCAGTATTTAGGGCAATCAAGCCTTCCATCTTTCATCTAACAATTGCACATCACATTCAGCTCAAGGGGATCAGTGCTGCTTAAGCAAGTCATAGCTGTGGTCTTCAAATGTGGCTGCCTTAAAGGACTCGGCTGCTTTCATAAAACActaatattttcagataaattacTTGAAAaccgttaaacatttttttttctcccttgtgTGTGCAAGATTTCACACCactttatccccatttttttccctcttctgCCTCCCAACCAATGCACTACTCTGTGAGCAAAGTGGGTTTATGCCCGGAATATTTAAAAAGAATCAAAACCTTTTGTGGATGTGTGATCTTTTCCAAGAGCTACATTATGCTTTTTGCTGGGTTTACTGTGTAAATAAGCCATGATAAGCTGTGAAGAAAGCCAGCTGAATGTATGCTGTTTGTGTGAAAGGTGAGCAATAAAGATTGCCTGGCTATAGTCTCATTTACTTTTATTTCTTGTTAATGGTACAGAAAAGTGAAATCTGCATTCCTATTCTTATCAAGAGATATTGTGGTAAGTCTATCTCTGGTTTCATCACAAGGACATGTGCTTTTATGTTTTTGGCCAGAACGCTCCTCTATTCCCTCTCGACAATGTCTTCTTCCCTTCAATGTATAGTCTTCTCTACTATTACCAGTAACCTGTGGCTGCTTTTCTATAAGCTGTTATTCCTCTCACATCACCAAGTCGGGATGGGGGAACACAATTGTATGGAACCTGGGCCATCATGGCCCCCTACTGTGATCTGCAGCTGTCGTCTCTACTTACAGGCAGCACTTCAGAGCCCTTGTCTATTAAGATGTACAGTGGTCCCTGAAGAGCAGCCAGCAAGAAGTGACAGTTGCAGAACAGAAGATTGGCACTGCAAAAGCTACTTGGGAAACAGAGAAAATTAAGTGTCATTGGTCTGCACAGCCTTGCTGCCTTGAAAGTTCTCACAATAGACCTGAGTTAAGGCAGTCTTCAGAAATGAGCACTGCAGTCTCAGTAGGCCAGTAGTTCCAGGCCCTAACAATACACAGCAAGCATCAATGTAGCAGCAGAAATCCTCTGTTCCTAATCTACTGAGAATAAATTAATTATAGAATGTGCTACCAGTGCCCAGGCTGTTGCTGGACAAGATGTTTCACAGTTGGATGAACCAACCCAAATTCATATGAGCAATCTGGTTAGCCCAATCCTGCAAACAA
The sequence above is drawn from the Rana temporaria chromosome 4, aRanTem1.1, whole genome shotgun sequence genome and encodes:
- the FAM98A gene encoding protein FAM98A, producing MESDMENDILEALEDLGYKGSLMDDGALIQAAAQGALSPEYTKLCAWLVAELKLFCTIEESVEGTNSPAEAEGFQLEVSGLLTEMNCPYNSLTSGDVTKRLLEKKNCLLLLTYLISELEAARMLTINIPIKKEQDGGGSEVFKELKTICMTLGMSKPPANITMFQFFSGIEKKLKETLAKVPPSHLGKPLLNKTLGPTHWEKIEAINQAISNEYEVRRKMLIKRLDVTVQSFGWSDRAKSHSDKLGKVYQPKRASLLSKSTISLAHLLAARHDLSKILRTSSGSIREKTACAINKVLMGRVPDRGGRPNEIEPPPPEMPPWQKRQDGPQQGGGRGGGRGGYEQSYGGRGGYEQGGGRGGYEQGGGRGGYEQGGGRGRGRGNYDQGNRGGRGSKVQGGWTDGGGSGSGGHYQDGGFRDSGYQSGGYQGGGGGYQGGGYQGGGGGYQGGSGYQGGGYAGYQGSSYSGSGYQGGGYQQDNRFQDGGHHNDRGSGRGGGRGGRGGRGGQGGGWGGRGAQTYNQGGQFEQHFQHGGYQYNQSGFGQGRHYTS